TTCGCGGTTTTTAGGTGTCGGTCATGAAGTCGTCCGCAAAGGCCGGGAAACCTTACAATGGGCAGGCAGGACCGTTATTCCGCTTAAAATCTGAAACTAATTGAATATCCTCCCGTTTCACGACCATATTCTTTTAAGTCAGAAAGCGAGGGAGCATGCGTCAGTTAAAAATCACCAAGCAGGTCACCAACCGGGAGACCGCCTCTTTAGACAAGTATTTACAGGAAATCGGCCGTGTCGAGCTGATTACGGCGGAAGAAGAAGTACGCCTCGCCCAACTCATCAAGAAAGGTGATGCCAAAGCACTGGAACGCCTCACCAAGGCCAACCTTCGTTTCGTGGTATCCGTGGCAAAACAATACCAGAACCAGGGACTTACCCTGGGCGACCTCATCAACGAAGGCAACCTGGGCCTGATCAAAGCGGCCCAACGTTTCGACGAGACCCGTGGTTTCAAGTTCATCTCCTATGCCGTATGGTGGATCCGTCAGTCCATCCTCCAGGCACTGGCCGAACAGTCGCGTATCGTGCGCCTTCCCCTGAATAAGATCGGGTCGATCAACAAGATCAACAAGACCTTTTCCAAGCTCGAGCAGGAATACGAGCGCGAACCGTCGCCGGAAGAGATCGCCGAGGCGATGTCGATGAACATCGACGACATCAAGGAAGCCCTGCGTACCTCGGGCCGTCACGTGAGCATGGACGCTCCCCTGCAACAGGGCGAGGACAGCACGCTGATGGACGTACTCGGCGACGACGACCAGCCGAACCCCGACCATACGCTCATCAAGGAATCGCTTCGCCGCGAAGTGGAACGCGCACTCTATACGCTCACCACCCGCGAAGCCGATGTCATCCGCCTCTACTTCGGACTGGCCGGCGAACAGCCGATGACCCTCGAAGAGATCGGCGAACGTTTCGACCTTACCCGTGAGCGCGTACGCCAAATCAAGGAAAAGGCAATCCGCCGGCTGAAGCATACCTCCCGTTCCAAGATCCTGAAGACCTACCTGGGTTGATCCGCCTGCGGCGGACATCCGAGGCAAAAGAGGGCGCAAAAGCCCTCTTTTTTTGTTTCCTGCCTTTTTCGATGTTATCCGTAATTTCACCACACGATAGCACCTGCCCCATGCCCCTCATAGCCCCTTCCATACTCTCCTCCGATTTCGGCAACCTCCAGCGAGACGTGGAACTGATCAACCGCAGCGAAGCCGACTGGTTCCACATCGACATCATGGACGGGGTCTTCGTGCCGAACATCTCCTTCGGGTTCCCGGTGCTGAACGCCATCCGCCAGCACGCGCGCAAGCCGCTCGACGTGCACCTGATGATCGTGCAACCGGAGCGGTACATCACCCGCTTCCGGGAATCCGGCGCCGAAGTGTTGACCGTTCATTACGAAGCCTGCCCTCACCTCCACCGTACCGTGCAGGAGATCCGCGCGGCCGGCATGGCGCCGGGCGTGAGCATCAACCCGCACACCTCCGTCGAACTGCTCGACGACATCGTACAGGACCTCGACCTGGTGCTGGTGATGAGTGTCAATCCCGGCTTCGGCGGACAGAAGTTCATCGAGCGGACCTACGAAAAGATCGAAAAGCTGCGCAACATGATCGCGCGGCGCAATTCCAAAGCGAAGATCGAAGTGGATGGCGGGGTGGACCTGGCGAATGCCGGCGCGCTGGTACGGGCAGGAGCCGATGTGCTGGTTGCCGGCAATACGGTCTTCTCCTCCCCCGACCCGTTGCGCACCATCGCCGACCTCAAGGCGATCGGCTGATGCGGGATCAGGCTCCCGCTACGTAATCTTTCAGGTATTCGAACCGGCTTGTGAGTTCGCCGTTTCCGGCGATCGTCGCGCGCTCCACGACGCCATCGTTGTCGTCGCCCAAAAGGCTCGGCATGACGCGCTCGAGCAGGTGTTTGCCAAATCCGTCTGAAGCATCCCGCGGCAGTTCGCAGGGAAGGTTGTCGATGGCCATCACGGTGATCGCCTCCTTGGAGAACGGCTCCGTTTCCCGTTCGCTCACCGGGTCATAGCCCATGAACTTATCGTCGATGGTCGTGGCCCGCGTCGTGGACGGAATGCTGCCGTTGATGTCGCAGGTCACGTCGGCGATGACGCTGATCCGGAAGTCCGGCTGTTTCATCCGGTCGAGGGTGAACAGGATGTCGGCCTTGGGGTCCCAGTACGTGCAATGGATGAGCAGGTCGGTGACCGAAGCGAACGAACGTTCGTCGCTGAAGGTGCTGCGGAAGTCTTCCGGATGTTTGTGGAAATCGGAACCGATGAAGGTGCCGCCGTCCTTTCGGACGTAGTAGTCTTCCGAATGCAACTGTACATAGACCGGCTCGCGGAAGGTGTAGTTCAGGAATTCATAGGGCGTGACCTTGCGCAGGTTGATGGCGCCCATCGTCTCACAAGCGCCGTTCGCTACGCGACCACCGCCGGTGATGACGATCTTGAGGTTCGACATGTGGGCCTTCCGCAGTTCGCGGAAGAGTTCCTTCTTGTCGTGGCAGAGGTGCGCGGGCTTCAGGTTGAACAGCCCGTACTTCAGCCCGTATCCCATGATGCCGTTGTAGGCGCCTACGATGCCGGCATAGCGACCGAAGCCGATGATGCGGTTGCCGTTCCGGTCGACCAGGCACTCGTAATCGACCAGCCGGATCTTCTCCCGCAGGATGTGCTGCAGCAATCCGCGGTTGTGCGGTTGCTTCTTGATGGTGTGTGAGAAGAAGAGGTACGTTTTTCCGGGGATCAGCTCAGATTTAGGAACTTCCTTGATACCCATCAGGATATCACAATCCGAAACATCCTCTTGTAAAGCAATGCCGGCTGCCTCGTATTCGGCGTTGGTGTAACAACGCCAGTCGCTGGGTTGCACCACAATGGTGACATGCGGAAAAAGCTCCCGCAGTTGTTGGCATTGTTCGGGAGTAAACGGAACGCGTTTGTCGCGGGGGATCTTGCCCTCGCGGATAATACCCAACTTGATCGGCTTCATACGTACTGGAAAGGGGCCTGCAAAGGTACGCCCTTCCGATGCAGGAAAAAAGCCGGCCTATCGCTTAAAAAGGCTCTTTCGAAATCGTTTATCACCCTGTTGAAGCAGCAATTCGTACGAGCCTGCCGGTAAGGCGCTCAGGTCCAGTACCGCATCGGCTTGCCCGGTGAACCTGCCTTCCATGGCCAATCGTCCGTCGAAGGTGTAGAGCGCCCAGCGTTCCGGTACGACCAGCCCATTGAAGCGTACCCGAAGCATGTCAGCAACCGGATTCGGGAAAACAAGGATGTCGACGGATTCCGCTTCCTCGATTCCGATCAGGGAAACATTGACGGTTTGAACGGAGGTATCGGATGTGCAGCCGTCACTCACCACCTGGGTGACCGTATAGATTCCGGTTGCGGTATACGTATGCGACGGACTTGCCTGAGTGGAAACACCGCCATCTCCGAAATCCCAGGATATCGATTGCGCGTTGTCGGACTGATCGGTAAACTGGAAGAGGCCATTGCCCAAAGCGCTGTAGCCAAAGCCGGCCTGTGGTTCAAACTCCCCGATGTTCCAGGTGGAAGCACTGTCGTTCACCACCGAAGCCGCGATCTGCTGGTAGTGTTGAACCCTGGCCGTGGCAATACCGGCAGTATAGGTATTCCCGACAGGAGTCGCTCCGAACAGGGTGGCATAGAATACGCAGGTTGCCAGGTAGGTACCGTCGATGCTGGGATGGCTGTTATCACCGGACCATAAGTTGAGCGTGCTGTCGGCGTACCAACTCGCGCGCCAGGCCATACCCACCGGCGCTACGAGGGCCTGATTGTCGTCGGCCATCTCCACATACGATTCGCGCAAGCGCATTTGCATGCCCTCGTAGGTGCAGATCACCGGATAGAACGCACAATTCGACTGGTCTCCGTACTTGCGCCCCCAGGTCATGAAGAAGACGGTCTTTGCACAGGGATTGCTCACGTGAATGAGGCTGTCGAGTACCTGTGCAAACGGATAAACCTCCTGTTCCACCTGGGAAGGCGGGAATGCCGGACGCTGGCTTTGCTCCTGAAGAATGACGAAATCCCAACCACCGGCGGCGATCTTCTGCAAGGTGGTGGCATCGGTGCTGTGCGCCTCAAAGGTGTAGCCGCCGGGAGCGCTGGAATCGACGATCAGTGTATCGCCTGCAGCCAGACAAAAGTTACGCAACTGGTTGGGAAGGTCGTTCACGGCTACATAGCTGTTGCCGATGAACAAGACACGAAACGTACGGGCCAGGGCAGTTCCGGAAAACAGCAACACAGCCAGGCCGGCGAAGAGTAACGATCGGGAAAGCATCAGGGTCGGGAGGTGAAGAGGAATAACAGGAGGTTATTTTCGATGAGGGAGTAATCGGCAGCTTCTACCAGTTGGTCGCCGGTGAGGTCTTCGCGCACATACCCGAAGAGAAACTGACTGACACCATTTTCTTCCTGGGCATAATCCGAAGCCTCGATCAGTCCGTCCTGGTTCACATCACCGCTGAAGAGTGTCGCCACACCGCCGATCACCTGCTGATTATTCCCATAAGCCTTCGATGCGGATAGCGTGAAATCATAGCTCACGTTGGTGGCGTCCAGGGTGATGGGGACGGCACTCCAGGTTTCAAGGGAATTGCGTTGGCGCAGTACGATGTAATACTGATTTCCGTACACCTTTCCGGGAAACGTGGCGGTAACCGTACCGTTGGTCATGAGCAACGCCTTGACTGTATCGGTAAACGCATACGGACTGGTTGCAGATGCCAAGAGCACCGTGATCGAGTCACAAACAGTCGGCGCTCCGCTTGGATTCAAAGCCGCCACCTGTTGATTCGCTCCGAGGTAAAAACCCTGGATAAAGGTCTTGAGCTGAAGATTGACCGGAACATGGTCCCCCTCTACCCTCACCTTGTCGATGTAAAGATAATTTCCGTAACGTCCAATGTTCACAAAGCTGGCGATGACGTTGCTCTGTCCGGCAAAGGCATTCAGGTTGACCGTATCCGTCCGCCAGTCGCCGGCGGCTGGATAATAAGCAGATGTACCGATCGTGGGAATCGTAGCCAGTGTTGGCCCCGGTTTGAGATACACGGTCTGGTAGTTAGTTCCGCAATTCGTTGCCACTTTGATGAGCAACGAGTCCACGTAAGACGGGTTGGTATACAACTGATACGCCACATCGAATATGAGGTGGGCGGTGGCATACTCCGTCAGGTCGATCGGAAAGGTCCGCAATTCATCCCGCTTGCCTTGCGCGTTGTAATTCCAGTTGTCGAACACGGCGGAACTGAAGCCAACACCATACGAGGAACCGGAGCCGTAACGTTTCCATACACGCTGGTCTGCACCATCGTCGTAGAGCGACCAGTTCGCCGGAGGAAAAGCGGTGCTCTCCATCGTTTCGATCACCGGCAAATTCTTACCGAGTGTTGTGATGTAAGCGGTTTTGGTGACACTGCTGGTCCCGGAACCGTTGCTGACACTGAGCGTCACGGCATACTTTCCGGGTGAGCTGTAAGTGACCGAAGGGTTCAACGAGGTGCTGCTGGATGGAGTACCGCCGGGGAAGGTCCAGGTCCTGCTGGTCGGCAGTCCGATCGAGAGATCCGAAAATTGCACCGTACCGCCCGGGCACAACTCGGTTTTGTCGGCAGCAAGGACAGCCTGCAGGGGTCGAAGGTTTTCGAACGGCGTTTCCCACATGCCCCTGCCATAGGTCGACACCCGCAGCAAAGCCTGGCTCGTGCCGTTTTCGAAGATGGTGATGTCATTGATGTTGGTTCGGGCAGGTAAACCGCTGCTGTAATTCGTCCAGGAGGAAGAAGATACCTTTCTGTAGTAAACACTGTTGCTCGCGGCGACAAATACCAATTCCTGCGACGGTGAACTTTCGTCGATGAGAATGTCGTTCCAGTTAACGGAAGGAAGTCCTGTGCTGATGTTGGTCCAATTGGTACCGTTGTTAGTTGAACGATAGACCCGTGTATTCATCACCGCGTAGAGGATGTCCGGATTGGTTTTGACGGACACGATCCCGGCCTTTGATCCGGTACCGTATGGAAGCGCGATCTGGGTAAAAGTCGGACTTCCGCTCAGTGCGTTGGTGCTTACGAACAGATTCTGATCGTTTGTGATCACATACAATCGGTTCGAATCGGCCGTGCTGATGTGCATGGCCATGATCGTCTTGTTGATGTTGCCGATCTGGGTCCAGGTCGGGGATGCCGCGGTGAGATTCGTGGTACGATAGACCTGGAGATTGCCGGCAAAAGCCAGATCCGGGTTGGATTTCGTAAAGGCGATATCCTGCAGACTGGTCGGCACAAGTCCGTAGCTATTCTCTCCGCCGGTTATCACATCCCGGCGCTTTGCGTTGGAATAGTAGTAGATCCGGGAACTGCCAGTGGTACAGTCAAACGACATCGGCGAGGTCCAGTCACCGCCACGATTACAATACCAGGCGGCATTTACGGAATACAATTCCCCGTTATCCTGTGTACCGATACTGACCGCGTCACGACGGGTAGGGCTGGTATAGCCATGATAGATCTCGTATCCATAGATGCCGTCACTCTTCGGCGTCCAGTTATTTCCACCATCGGTGCTCAACCATACTCCGCCGTCGTTCATGTTCCACAACTGGGAAGTGTTGTACGGGCTGACCGCCACCTGATGCATATCGGTATGTACCTTTTCCCACCAGTTGGTTTGCTGTGTCCAGTCGGCTCCGCCGTTGGTGGACTTCCAAACGTTATGGGCAACGAACCAGAGGACATCGCGATTGGTAAGATCAGCGCCAACGGCCACATTGTAGTTGCCTTGCCCGGCGTCGTACAACACATTGTCATAACCGGTCAGGTTGGGCATTACCGTATCCTTCATCGCGCTGAAGTTCATGCCCCCATCGGTTGATCTGAAAATCGTACCGTACTTCGCAACGAGCGCGAAGTAGACATAATTCGAATCGGCCGGTGTGACCGCGATGCGTGCACCCGTATTGGTATAGCCTGCCGGCAGGTAAACACCGGCTGTAACCTGCGACCAGGTCTCACCGAAGTCAGTGGAACGCCACAGCGTATTGGCTCCGGTAGCAAACAAGACACGCGAACTCGCATTCGCCTTTTTCACGAGATCGTAAAACGCCATCGCACCCGACTTTAACGTCCAGTTGGTGCCACCGTTGGTGGTCTTGTAAATACCGTTGCTGGTAGCTGCGACCAGGATGTTGTTGTTGGTTGGATCCATCAGCAGTTCGACCACCACTCCGGACGTGAGGCCGGTCTGTGAAAAGGTCGTACCGCCATTGGTCGACTTCCAGACTCCGCTGCCGGTGGAGTAGTAATTCGCATCACCGCCGCCGAGATAGAGCACCTGATCGTTCGTATGATCGATGCAAACAGACGCCAGGCGCGTTCCGTTTGGCATGGCATCGCAGCCGGGCGCCAGGCTCCAACTCGTACTGCCGTTGGAGGAGATGAATAACCCGCCCCTTGCACTCACAGCGTACAGCTTGGATGAATTGGACGGATGAAATTTCATCTGGGAAATCCGGCTGATACCGTGTATTTGTCCGCTTACATTCGTCGGAAAAAGCGCGGGTGCCAGCGGTGTCCAGGATGCGGTTTGCGCGCGGGATGTCCACGTGAAAGCGAACAGGATAACGAAGAGGATCAGACAGGAGACGCGTGTCATCGCTTACCCTCCTTTCCTTCAGCAGCCTTCAATTGCCGGTTGCGTTCTTCCTCCATGACCTTGCGTTCGGAGGGAGTCAGGATGCGACCGTCGTTCTGGACGAATGGCTTTACATCGCGTTGCCATTCTTCGAAACGCTTGCATTGCCAGATCATCTCCTGTCGCCAGGAAGCTTCCTCCGGACTCAGCTCGCGTAACTTTTCCCTGATCTCGGCTTCGCGCTCCGGACTGTAGCCATATTTTTCCCGTTCTTCAATTTCTTCCAACGGATTCTCGCGTCCTTGCCAGAATGCTTCGAAGGCTTTGACGGCATCGTTGTAGTTAACGGCCGTATCGTCCATCATCCGCACCCAATCAGGCAGGATGCCACTGGTAGGATCAGCTGTTTGCTGAGCCTGACAAACGGAAAAGAAGGGATAAAAGAATAAACCGATCCAGAGTAACTGGATTCGCAGGATTTTCATGCTCTCAGGAATTGGGATTCGTATTGCGCAGGGTTAGCTAATATACGTGACCGGCGGCAGAGTAGCAATGACCTGTAGCACGCAAATTCCGGGGAAAAATGGCATCTTCGCAGGATGATGAAAAGGCTTTTGATACTCGTTTTAATGCTGATTTCCGCTTCCGCGTTGCGGGCACAGGACTCCCTGCAAGTGGTGGGCATCCGTTCACCCATGAGCCGGGGCGAGCAGCCGGGGTTTGCCATTCGCATTCCACAAGCCAAACCAAAAGAACTTGGGAGCGGATGGAAAAAATATGTGCGCAGTCAATCCAAAAACAGCGTATCGCTGGAAGGTAACGAGTGGATCATGAACCGGGGACCGGTGAAAGGACTTGGCGAAGATTCGCTCATCAGCTACGCCCGATTCCGGGAGGAAGCAGGCGCGACCCTGGGCGAATTTTTTATTGGTACCGATGACCAGAATTTCTTCACCGGAGAACATGCCAAGGCGGCGCTGGTCCGCTCCTGGTTGCGGGAATTCGGCGTGCAACAATACCGGGAAGCGGTCGAAGACGAATTGAAACAGGCGGAGCGCACCCTGGACACCTACGAACAGGAACTCAAGTCGCTCGAAAACGCCAACGAGAATTCCGAAAAGAGGATCCGGGAAAACAAGCGCGACATTGATCGCTTACAAAGCGAGATCGGAGAGAACAAACGCGAGCAGGAAATGAAGAGCCAGCAGATCCTCGATCAGAAAAAAACAGTCGCCTTGTATCCGGAGGGCGAAATGCGCGATATCGAAGAAAAGAAACTGAAGCAACTCGAAAAGGAAAAGCGCAGACTGGAAAAGGATAAGGAGTCGAAGGAAGGCGATATTGACGACAAGGAGATCGAGAACAAACGCATGGACAAGGCCATCGACGAGAATACCCGAAACGTCATTCCCATAAAGCAGGAATTGATCGGTTATCAGAAAAACCTGGTGGCCGATATCAGGAAAAAACTCGAGGGCATTCGCTGATTCCCCATGCGCATTGATATCCTGACGATCCTTCCCGAATTGCTGGAAGGCCCCTTCTCCCACTCCATCCTCAAACGGGCGGAACAGAAAGGGCTTGCGGAGATTCACCTGAACAACATCCGGGAGTTCTCACTCGACAAGCACCGCAGTGTCGATGATTACGCTTATGGCGGTGGCGCGGGTATGGTCATGATGGCTGAACCGATCGTTCGCTGCATTGAACATCTACAGGAACAGCGCACCTACGACGAGATCATCTACATGACACCCGATGGTGACCTGCTCAATCAGAAGATAGCCAACGAACTCAGTCTGCGCGGCAACCTCATGATCCTGTGTGGACATTACAAGGGGATTGATCAACGCATCCGCGACCGCTGGATCACCCGCGAGATCTCGATCGGCGATTACGTCTTGTCGGGAGGCGAGTTGGGAGCTGCTGTCCTCACCGATGCGATCGTGCGGCTGCTTCCGGGGGTACTCAATGACGAAACGAGCGCCCTCTCCGACTCCTTCCAGGACGATTTGCTGGCGCCACCGGTTTACACCCGACCCGCGGACTTTCGCGGGATGCCGGTGCCGGAAATCCTGCTCAGCGGCAACTTCGCCCGCATCGACGATTGGCGGCACCAGCAGTCTGTGGAGCGAACCCGGCAACGCCGACCCGATCTCCTCAGAGGGCGTGAAAAGGAGTAAAAAAATCCATTTCGAGGCTTTTTTAAAACGAATTATTCCCTATATTTGCCGTCCGGTTTCGGGCGAACGAAGCCGTAAATAGCTGAAAATCATGGACTTGATTAAAATCGCCGCCGAAAACATCATCGTGAAGCGCGAGCACCCGGTCTTCAAAGCCGGTGATACGGTGACTGTTTACTATAAGATCATCGAAGGTAACAAGGAGCGTATCCAGCAGTACCAGGGTGTGGTATTGCAACGCAAAGGCTCCGGACTTGCCCAGACCTTCACCGTTCGCAAGATTTCCAACGGCGTAGGTGTTGAACGTATCTTCCCGCTGCAATCACCGAAGATCGACAAGATCGTAGTCGACAAGCGCGGTATCGTTCGTCGTGCCCGCATCTTCTATCTCCGCGGCATCTCCGGCAAAAAAGCCCGCATCGAAGAAAAGAAGTCTTAAGATATCCGATTCAAATTTCTCTGAGAACCCTGCACCTGCGTGTGGGGTTTTCTTTTTGAGGGACGAGATGCGGCGGACGGGTTAATGGTTCCGCGTTTCGGGTTTCGCGTTTCGGGTTGAGTAAAAATTGAAAGTGAATCCCAAGTCCTGATCTGAAATTGCCTGTAACTTGAATGGTTGAATTTGATTCCCTCGTCCCTCGTCCCTCGTCCCTCGTCCCTCGTCCCTCGTCCCTCGTCCCTCGTCCCTCGTCCCTCGTCCCTCGTCCCTCGTCCCTCGTCCCTCGTCCCTCAATACTGGTCTGTAGCCAACAAGACCAGCGTACACGCCTCTTCCGTTTCGATACCCAGCGCTTCCGCTTTCTTTTTTAGTTCAGGATTCTCGGCTCCGGGATTGAAGATGATTCGGCGTGGACGAAGGGACAGCAGGTAGTCCATCATAGTTTCTTGCGCCTTTTCACCCAGGTAGAGTGTCACCGTATCCAGATCTGTCAAGCCGGGTTGTCCGGTGAGAAACTCCACATTTTCTACCCTTCCCGGTCGTGGGGCAAGGGCCAGTACTTCGTGGCCATGCAGTAAAAGGGAACGAATCGCCTTGTTGGAATAGCGTTCAGGCTTTTCGGAAGCCCCTACGACCAAGGTTCTTTTAGAAACGGTCATGCACAAAGATACCGAACAACCAGGCCCGGCACTATGCTGTTCGTCAGCATTCCTCGATGTAGTTCAGGTCCTTGCTGAAGGTGTCGCGCAGCGTCAGGATCCCGATCAGTGCCAGCAGGGAACAGATCAGTCCCACGACCAAGGCGCTGTAGACCTTTGGTGTCGGGCTGGTTGAAAAGTATGGCTCCAGAAATTTATACAAGAGGGTTATTGGCACGACCGCACCGCGGACGAAGTTGGGCACCGTATTGGTGACCGTCGACCGGATATTCGTGCCGAACTGTTCCGAAGCGATGGTGACAAAGAGCGCCCAGTATCCGGTTGCCGAACCGAGCAGGAAGCACATGAGATAGAACCAGTCCGTTGAGGTGGAATAAGGAAATAGAAACAGCCAGACCAGGACGACGGAAAGCAAAATATATCCGATCACCACCTTCTTACGAGAGCGGAAGAACTGGCTGAACAATCCGCTGAGCAGATCGCCGAAGGAAAGTCCGATGTATGCATACATGATGGCCGTACCGGTAACCACATCCGGAATCCCGAGTTCTTTGGTGATGCCACCCGACAAGGCGATCAGGATACCGATGATGTACCAGATCGGCAAGCCGATGAAGATGCAGCTCAGGTATTTGAAGAACAAAGTCCGGCTGCGGAAGAGGGCGAAGAAGTCGCCTCGTCGCACGTGCGATTCGCTTTTCACCTTCTTATACATGCCCGACTCGATGGTTCCGATACGTAAAAAGAGCAGGAATAATCCCAGCAAACCGCCAACGAGGTAAGCCATTTGCCAACCCACCAGGGCCGTTCCAAGGTGTTCGTTGCACCAGCTTGCCATGATCGCCCCCTCCTTTCCCACGATGGACGCAAACACTGCTCCCAACGCACCAAAGGTCACGATGATCATGGTGCCATAGCCGCGGGTTTCCTTGCTCATGGTTTCCACCACCAGGGTGATGCCGGCACCCAGTTCGCCTGCCAGTCCCAGTCCTGCCAGCAGGCGCACCACGGCGTAGCTGTCGAGGGTGGTAACGAACGCATTGGCTATGTTGGCCGCCGAATACAACAAGATGGATCCGAACAGTACGGAGAGCCTTCCTTTCCGATCACCCAACACACCCCAAAGAATACCGCCCAGCAGCATTCCGATCATCTGGCAATTGAAGAGAAAGATCTCGTTACGCTCGTAGTCGCCATCCCCCAATCCAAGCGCCTGCAGGCTTTCCTTCTTGACGACATTGAAGAGGATCAGGTCGTAGATATCGACAAAGTACCCCAGGGAAGCGACAATGACCAGCAGGTTGAACGGACTACGGATAGCGGTCTGTTGTTTCATGGAATGCAAAATACAGGAAGGTGCATTAGAATAAAAGGGCTATTTCGGAAAAATAAGGGTCGATCCGGCACGCACGCCTGGCCATCACAACAGACTGGCAGACGCGTTATGAGGGGAATCCATCAAACTTGCTGGCACGACTCTTCTATCTGCATCTAGGACGTGCTCCTCATTCGGAATTCGGTATAAACCGCTTCCGTGCGAACGCTCTTCCTGATCCCGTCTTTAGGTAATGTTCAAAGTGAACCGCGCGTTCTTTCTGTTGAAAAGCTGCACACCAAATTAATGATACAGGTCGATGTTTGCTGGTAAAAACACTGCCACCAGACTGATGTCGCTTGACTCGAGCACGAAGGTCACTCGTTCTTCCGACGTAGTGCCGACCATCATTTAGTTTTAGGATATAAACGAAATACCACACGAAGGACAAATTAAAACCTAATCAGTCATCATCTAAACCACTATAATCGGTTTAATTCATTAAACGAAATTGGCACGTCTGGTGCTGCACAAAAGAATGGATGGCTTCGCCGAAGTGCACATGAACTGGACCAAGGCCAAATTTTATGGTGCAAAGTAAAAGGTCCGCCTACGCGCTAAAGCGCTTCGGCAGTTTGAAGTTGGATCCCGTCCGCCGTAGTCCGCATGAAGTGGACCATCATCAGAGCTAAGTGCGTAAAGCAAATGTCCGCCTACGCGCTAAAGCGCTTCGGCAGTTTGAAGTTGGATCCCGTCCGCCGTAGTCCGCATGAAGTGGACCTTGATCAGAGATTAGGGCGTAAAGCAAAAGTCCGCCTACGCGCTAAAGCGCTTCGGCGGACGTAGGCGGAGAGGGAGGGATTCGAACCCCCGGTGCGTTTGACCGCACACCTGATTTCGAATCAGGCACATTCGACCACTCTGACACCTCTCCGTATCCCGTGGTTCCTGAGGGGCGCAAAGGTAGGAATTTACCTTAAAATAATGGTTTATTGGCTTTGTCGTTTCGAGATTCGACGCTGAGCTAAAGCGCTGGCTACCTGAAGAAAAAGCTTTAGGCAACAGAAAGATGAGACTCCAGGCCAGGCAACAACAGAAAAAAAATCGTCCGCCAACGCGCTAAGGCGCTTCGGCGGACGTTGGCGGAGAGAGAGGGATTCGAACCCCCGGAACCTTGCGGTTCAACGGTTTTCAAGACCGCCGCAATCGACCGCTCTGCCATCTCTCCGATGCGAAAATAGGAAATACCGGCCAATCCAAGGCTTTTTCGAGCATTTCAACTGAGGTGAAAATCAGCGATTACGCTGTGTAGGCGACCAGATGCCGCTTCGCACCCCGCCCAGGTAGCGGAAGTACCCCTGGGCCAGGGCAATGTTCATGAAGACAAAATAAGCGACAAAACGCACGCTCTTCAGGTGCAAACCGAACTTGCGCAAGCTCCATTCCCAGGCCGGGGATAACAGCAGGATCACTTCCACCGTGAGCAAGACCGCCCATTCGCGCTGGTAAAAAGCAAGGCAGGCAAGGGTGAAAAGGGAAAGCAGGATGAACAGGGGCGTGAACCA
This DNA window, taken from Bacteroidota bacterium, encodes the following:
- a CDS encoding sigma-70 family RNA polymerase sigma factor, with translation MRQLKITKQVTNRETASLDKYLQEIGRVELITAEEEVRLAQLIKKGDAKALERLTKANLRFVVSVAKQYQNQGLTLGDLINEGNLGLIKAAQRFDETRGFKFISYAVWWIRQSILQALAEQSRIVRLPLNKIGSINKINKTFSKLEQEYEREPSPEEIAEAMSMNIDDIKEALRTSGRHVSMDAPLQQGEDSTLMDVLGDDDQPNPDHTLIKESLRREVERALYTLTTREADVIRLYFGLAGEQPMTLEEIGERFDLTRERVRQIKEKAIRRLKHTSRSKILKTYLG
- a CDS encoding ribulose-phosphate 3-epimerase — its product is MPLIAPSILSSDFGNLQRDVELINRSEADWFHIDIMDGVFVPNISFGFPVLNAIRQHARKPLDVHLMIVQPERYITRFRESGAEVLTVHYEACPHLHRTVQEIRAAGMAPGVSINPHTSVELLDDIVQDLDLVLVMSVNPGFGGQKFIERTYEKIEKLRNMIARRNSKAKIEVDGGVDLANAGALVRAGADVLVAGNTVFSSPDPLRTIADLKAIG
- a CDS encoding alanine dehydrogenase encodes the protein MKPIKLGIIREGKIPRDKRVPFTPEQCQQLRELFPHVTIVVQPSDWRCYTNAEYEAAGIALQEDVSDCDILMGIKEVPKSELIPGKTYLFFSHTIKKQPHNRGLLQHILREKIRLVDYECLVDRNGNRIIGFGRYAGIVGAYNGIMGYGLKYGLFNLKPAHLCHDKKELFRELRKAHMSNLKIVITGGGRVANGACETMGAINLRKVTPYEFLNYTFREPVYVQLHSEDYYVRKDGGTFIGSDFHKHPEDFRSTFSDERSFASVTDLLIHCTYWDPKADILFTLDRMKQPDFRISVIADVTCDINGSIPSTTRATTIDDKFMGYDPVSERETEPFSKEAITVMAIDNLPCELPRDASDGFGKHLLERVMPSLLGDDNDGVVERATIAGNGELTSRFEYLKDYVAGA
- a CDS encoding PKD domain-containing protein; amino-acid sequence: MLSRSLLFAGLAVLLFSGTALARTFRVLFIGNSYVAVNDLPNQLRNFCLAAGDTLIVDSSAPGGYTFEAHSTDATTLQKIAAGGWDFVILQEQSQRPAFPPSQVEQEVYPFAQVLDSLIHVSNPCAKTVFFMTWGRKYGDQSNCAFYPVICTYEGMQMRLRESYVEMADDNQALVAPVGMAWRASWYADSTLNLWSGDNSHPSIDGTYLATCVFYATLFGATPVGNTYTAGIATARVQHYQQIAASVVNDSASTWNIGEFEPQAGFGYSALGNGLFQFTDQSDNAQSISWDFGDGGVSTQASPSHTYTATGIYTVTQVVSDGCTSDTSVQTVNVSLIGIEEAESVDILVFPNPVADMLRVRFNGLVVPERWALYTFDGRLAMEGRFTGQADAVLDLSALPAGSYELLLQQGDKRFRKSLFKR